A portion of the Oxynema aestuarii AP17 genome contains these proteins:
- a CDS encoding GDP-mannose 4,6-dehydratase: MTTALICGVSGQDGAYLAKLLLDKGYEVCGTSRDAQMSSFSNLVRLGIRDRVKLLSMSLTDFRSVLQVLNKTQPHEIYNLAGQSSVGLSFDQPVETLDSIATGTINLLEAIRFIQAPIKFYNAGSSECFGDTGDRSADELTAFRPRSPYAVAKAAAFWEVANYREAYGLFACSGILFNHESPLRPERFVTQKIVAAACRIAAGSQEKLHLGNISIKRDWGWAPDYVQAMHLMLQQDQPDDYVIATGESNRLQDFVATAFECVGLNWQDWVITDKSLYRPTDIAVGRGHPAKAREFLGWQAQYKMHDVVRMMVEAKQAQNLTE; the protein is encoded by the coding sequence ATGACAACCGCTTTGATTTGCGGGGTTTCCGGTCAAGATGGGGCTTATTTAGCGAAATTACTGCTCGATAAAGGGTATGAGGTTTGTGGGACTTCCCGCGACGCGCAAATGTCATCTTTTAGCAATTTGGTGCGTTTGGGGATTCGCGATCGGGTCAAATTGCTGTCGATGTCCCTGACCGATTTTCGCAGTGTTTTGCAAGTTTTGAATAAAACTCAACCCCACGAGATTTACAATCTCGCGGGTCAAAGTTCGGTCGGCTTGTCGTTCGATCAACCGGTGGAAACTCTCGACAGTATCGCTACCGGGACGATTAATTTACTCGAAGCGATTCGCTTTATTCAGGCGCCGATTAAGTTTTACAATGCCGGATCGAGTGAGTGTTTTGGCGATACGGGCGATCGTTCCGCCGACGAACTGACCGCCTTTCGTCCCCGCAGTCCCTACGCCGTCGCCAAAGCCGCCGCCTTCTGGGAAGTGGCCAACTATCGCGAAGCTTACGGACTGTTCGCCTGTTCCGGGATTCTCTTCAACCACGAATCTCCCCTGCGTCCCGAACGTTTCGTCACGCAGAAAATTGTGGCTGCTGCTTGCCGTATCGCTGCTGGAAGTCAGGAGAAACTTCATCTCGGGAATATTTCGATCAAACGGGATTGGGGTTGGGCGCCGGACTACGTACAGGCTATGCACTTGATGTTACAGCAAGACCAGCCGGACGATTACGTGATTGCGACCGGGGAAAGCAATCGGCTGCAAGATTTTGTCGCGACTGCCTTCGAGTGTGTCGGTTTAAATTGGCAAGATTGGGTGATTACGGATAAGAGTTTGTACCGTCCGACCGATATCGCCGTCGGTCGCGGTCATCCGGCCAAAGCCCGCGAATTTTTGGGCTGGCAAGCACAGTATAAGATGCACGATGTCGTGCGGATGATGGTGGAAGCCAAGCAAGCGCAGAATTTGACGGAATAA
- a CDS encoding glycosyltransferase family 4 protein produces MNVLHINQSDIIGGAAIAGYRLHQGLLDLGIDSRLLVGRVKNSSKRVAAFPRERSLDRQLYRFTRRLGLNYINIVSSFAIVQHPFYKDAEVLNLHNLHTGHFGYFNYLAIPSLTESKPAILTLHDMWSFTGHCAYSYDCDRWKIGCGKCPYLDTYPSVDRDNTRLEWKLKNWVYSRSNLTIVTPSIWLTEQAKQSILNCLPIHHIPYGIDTKIYEPLDPEQCRSLLDIPTAKNVLMFGAESLKDSRKGGDLLLKALSSLPASLKAETVLLTFGDGGESIFEAVGIATLNLGYISNDRLKAIAYSAADLFIFPTRADNLPLVLQESIACGTPIVSFKVGGVPDLVRPGVTGYLALPEDAQDFCNGIVQLLEDETLRERMGQQCRAIALEEYSLELQAKAYVELYHQVLQN; encoded by the coding sequence ATGAATGTTCTGCATATCAATCAATCTGATATTATTGGCGGAGCAGCGATCGCAGGCTATCGGCTGCATCAAGGCTTACTGGATCTAGGCATTGACTCGCGCTTGTTAGTAGGGAGAGTCAAAAACAGCAGCAAACGGGTGGCTGCTTTCCCCCGCGAGCGCTCCCTAGATCGTCAACTTTATCGTTTCACTAGACGTCTTGGCCTTAACTATATCAACATCGTTAGTAGCTTCGCGATTGTCCAGCATCCCTTCTACAAAGATGCAGAGGTTCTCAACCTTCATAACCTCCATACGGGTCATTTTGGCTACTTTAACTACCTGGCTATTCCCTCTCTAACTGAAAGTAAACCTGCTATCTTGACTCTCCATGATATGTGGAGTTTTACTGGGCATTGTGCCTACAGCTATGACTGCGATCGCTGGAAAATTGGCTGTGGTAAATGTCCTTACCTCGATACCTACCCATCTGTTGATAGAGATAATACCCGCCTAGAGTGGAAACTAAAAAACTGGGTCTATAGCCGCTCGAACTTAACTATCGTCACTCCCAGCATTTGGCTAACTGAACAAGCAAAACAAAGTATACTAAACTGCTTGCCCATTCATCACATTCCTTATGGTATCGACACGAAAATCTATGAACCCCTCGACCCAGAACAGTGCCGCTCCCTGCTTGATATACCAACTGCTAAAAATGTTCTGATGTTTGGAGCTGAGAGTCTGAAAGATTCTCGTAAGGGTGGCGATCTGCTGCTGAAGGCGCTTTCTAGCTTACCGGCATCCCTGAAAGCGGAAACCGTGCTGCTTACCTTTGGTGATGGCGGTGAATCAATTTTTGAGGCAGTTGGAATAGCTACACTCAATCTGGGCTACATCAGTAACGATCGCCTAAAAGCAATTGCCTATTCTGCTGCTGACTTATTTATTTTCCCGACCCGTGCCGATAATCTACCACTAGTGCTGCAAGAGAGCATTGCCTGTGGTACGCCAATAGTTTCCTTCAAAGTTGGTGGTGTTCCGGATCTGGTGCGACCTGGCGTTACCGGCTACTTAGCATTACCGGAGGATGCCCAAGATTTCTGTAATGGTATTGTTCAGCTATTAGAAGATGAAACTCTGCGGGAGCGAATGGGTCAACAGTGTCGAGCGATCGCTCTAGAGGAATACTCGCTGGAACTACAGGCAAAAGCCTACGTCGAGTTATATCATCAGGTGTTGCAAAACTAG
- a CDS encoding FkbM family methyltransferase: MNKLLRKFQSITTKKSFALKQLDFKLDSYLKLRRGFFIEAGANDGISQSNTLYFEKYKNWKGLLIEAIPELAEKCRINRPRCIVENCALVPFDFNESYIEMNFCNLMSVVKGAMKSQEEELKHLKKGCEIQQVTSYNIKVPANTLTTILSKHSIQNIDFLSLDVEGFELSVLKGIDFEKYQPTWMLIEARYKDEIDAFLKPLYEPVAELSHHDVLYKKRKL; encoded by the coding sequence ATGAATAAACTCTTGAGAAAATTTCAATCAATTACTACCAAAAAGTCATTTGCTCTTAAACAACTCGATTTTAAATTAGACTCATACTTAAAATTAAGGCGTGGTTTTTTTATCGAGGCTGGTGCAAATGATGGAATCAGTCAGAGCAACACCTTATATTTTGAGAAGTACAAAAACTGGAAAGGACTGCTGATTGAGGCAATTCCTGAGCTAGCTGAAAAATGTAGAATTAATAGACCAAGGTGTATTGTTGAGAATTGTGCATTAGTACCTTTTGACTTTAATGAAAGTTACATAGAGATGAATTTCTGTAATCTTATGTCCGTTGTTAAAGGTGCTATGAAGTCTCAAGAAGAAGAACTGAAGCACCTTAAAAAAGGTTGCGAGATTCAACAAGTGACATCTTACAATATAAAGGTACCAGCAAATACACTTACTACAATTCTTAGCAAGCATTCAATTCAGAATATTGATTTTTTATCCTTGGATGTAGAAGGCTTTGAGCTTAGTGTTCTTAAAGGTATTGATTTTGAAAAGTATCAACCAACTTGGATGCTGATAGAGGCGCGTTATAAAGATGAAATAGATGCATTCCTGAAACCACTCTATGAGCCAGTTGCAGAATTATCTCATCATGATGTTTTGTATAAAAAACGTAAACTTTGA
- a CDS encoding TylF/MycF/NovP-related O-methyltransferase: MPTLNWLKREILKPKLQSKLPTNQSGAIIRKAKPYTMSSPDRIENLINLANFVNFKSVEGDFVECGTYKGGTAAVLSKYMGKNRHLWLYDSFEGMPSTTDKDGEEAKKWIGECVGSVEDVREAMKLFSTSKEYYTIKKGWFEQTFREQLPKKVALLHCDADWYNSVTLVLDTFYQLIPEGGCIVLDDFGYWEGCREAFYDFCIRNNEKPLLERVGSTQAFWIKGKLNNRS, encoded by the coding sequence ATGCCAACATTAAACTGGCTCAAAAGAGAAATATTAAAACCTAAGCTACAAAGTAAACTCCCAACCAATCAAAGTGGAGCTATTATAAGGAAAGCAAAGCCTTATACAATGTCTAGTCCAGATAGAATAGAGAATTTAATCAATCTTGCTAATTTTGTGAATTTTAAGTCAGTAGAAGGTGACTTTGTAGAGTGTGGAACTTACAAGGGAGGAACTGCTGCTGTCCTGTCAAAGTATATGGGAAAAAATAGACATTTATGGTTGTATGACAGCTTTGAGGGTATGCCAAGTACTACAGATAAAGATGGTGAAGAAGCTAAAAAATGGATTGGAGAATGTGTTGGCTCAGTTGAAGATGTTAGAGAAGCAATGAAATTATTCTCTACTAGTAAGGAGTATTACACTATTAAGAAAGGATGGTTTGAGCAAACTTTTCGTGAGCAGCTGCCCAAAAAAGTTGCACTCCTACACTGTGATGCCGATTGGTATAATTCCGTAACTTTAGTTTTAGATACATTTTATCAGTTAATACCTGAAGGTGGGTGTATAGTCCTTGATGATTTTGGATATTGGGAGGGTTGCAGAGAAGCATTCTATGATTTTTGTATTAGAAATAATGAGAAACCACTGCTGGAAAGAGTAGGAAGTACTCAGGCATTTTGGATAAAAGGTAAGTTAAATAATAGAAGTTAA
- a CDS encoding class I SAM-dependent methyltransferase, with product MKYLNLGCGRRFHSDWTNVDFTSTGEGVIAHNLTQGLPFPDSSFDVIYHSHVLEHFTKNTAESFLSECCRVLRSQGILRVVVPDLEQIAKIYLVALEKVNAGFKEWAANYEWILLEMYDQTVRNNSGGEMGAYLLQEDIPNEEFVLKRYGIEAKNLIEAGRQHQQTPQSSLVFESQPKGLLKQIYRFLRNPDYRREFLLKTLLGNEYNALQIGRFRQSGEVHQWMYDRHSLSILLEKCGLENIVQRSATESYIPNWTSFNLDTEPDGTVYKPDSLFMEAIKLTI from the coding sequence ATGAAATATCTTAACCTCGGTTGTGGTCGCCGTTTCCATTCCGACTGGACTAACGTTGATTTTACTTCAACTGGCGAGGGTGTTATTGCCCACAACCTGACTCAAGGACTTCCTTTTCCTGATAGTTCATTTGATGTCATCTATCACTCCCATGTATTAGAACACTTTACTAAAAACACAGCTGAATCATTTCTCAGTGAATGCTGTCGTGTCTTGCGTTCTCAAGGTATATTGCGAGTAGTTGTTCCGGATTTGGAGCAGATAGCTAAAATTTATTTAGTAGCACTTGAAAAAGTGAATGCTGGTTTTAAAGAATGGGCTGCTAACTATGAGTGGATTTTATTAGAAATGTACGATCAGACAGTGAGAAACAACTCTGGAGGAGAAATGGGGGCGTATCTTTTGCAAGAAGATATACCTAATGAAGAATTTGTCCTAAAGCGCTATGGCATCGAAGCAAAAAACTTGATAGAAGCTGGGCGTCAACACCAACAAACACCTCAGTCTTCACTTGTGTTCGAGAGTCAACCCAAGGGCTTATTGAAGCAGATTTACCGCTTTCTCCGCAATCCGGACTATCGCCGAGAGTTTCTACTCAAAACCTTATTAGGCAATGAATACAATGCCTTACAAATTGGACGCTTTCGCCAAAGTGGTGAAGTACACCAGTGGATGTATGACCGTCACTCATTATCGATTCTCTTAGAAAAATGCGGTCTAGAAAATATCGTTCAGCGCTCAGCTACCGAGAGCTACATACCAAACTGGACTAGTTTCAATCTCGATACAGAACCAGATGGCACAGTTTACAAGCCCGACTCACTGTTCATGGAAGCCATTAAATTAACTATATGA
- a CDS encoding CgeB family protein produces MRIIRITTNYPSYLKQFYAKRPELKEKSYDMQYEALMADCYGWADFWTHAFGKLGYEVWEPVGNAEPMQKAWAREKGVSYDEKNWLTDIITAQVKHFQPDIIFANDYSTYSAEFFHHLRSECPSIQLVMGWCGAPYSDASVFKAYDLVLSNIPNLISHFRENGHQCEYMRHAFEPRILDKLNQNSTQLTTFSFVGSVNKGSGFHNQREQLLKKLVQETELQIWSDLRQPSTQELQLLPLKQKVYDIVKAAKSVPGGQSLVTTLPKIRNYAKLEYRPDLSQYVDTAIAARSYPALFSLSMYKKLRESQITLNTHIDTSAQYASNMRLYEATGVGTCLLTDWKQNLHEVFEPDVEVVTYRSAEEAIEKFRYLLAHDDERRKIATAGQCRTLRSHTFDVRAQQLHRRIQKTLH; encoded by the coding sequence ATGCGCATAATTCGTATCACTACTAACTATCCCTCCTACTTAAAACAGTTCTACGCTAAACGCCCTGAACTGAAAGAGAAAAGCTATGACATGCAGTACGAAGCCCTAATGGCAGATTGCTATGGATGGGCAGATTTCTGGACTCATGCGTTTGGCAAACTAGGGTACGAGGTTTGGGAACCCGTTGGCAATGCAGAACCGATGCAGAAGGCTTGGGCAAGAGAAAAAGGAGTAAGTTACGACGAAAAAAACTGGTTGACTGATATTATCACTGCTCAAGTCAAGCACTTTCAACCTGATATTATTTTTGCTAATGATTACTCAACCTATAGTGCTGAGTTTTTTCATCATCTCCGCAGCGAGTGTCCCTCAATCCAATTGGTGATGGGATGGTGTGGCGCTCCCTACTCAGATGCCAGCGTTTTCAAGGCATACGACTTAGTACTGTCGAATATCCCTAATCTTATATCGCACTTTCGAGAAAACGGTCATCAGTGTGAATACATGCGTCATGCTTTTGAACCAAGAATACTAGATAAACTCAACCAAAATTCAACACAACTAACTACTTTTTCCTTTGTTGGCTCTGTTAATAAAGGTTCAGGCTTTCATAACCAACGGGAACAGCTCTTAAAAAAACTAGTTCAAGAAACTGAGTTACAAATCTGGTCAGATCTCCGCCAACCTTCAACTCAAGAACTGCAACTTTTGCCCCTGAAGCAAAAAGTGTATGACATAGTTAAAGCTGCTAAATCCGTTCCAGGAGGTCAATCTTTAGTCACTACCCTTCCCAAAATTAGGAACTATGCAAAGCTAGAGTATCGTCCAGACTTATCTCAGTATGTTGATACTGCTATTGCTGCGCGTTCTTATCCAGCTCTATTTAGTCTCTCTATGTACAAAAAACTCCGTGAGTCACAGATAACTTTAAATACTCATATTGATACCTCAGCTCAGTATGCTTCCAATATGCGACTTTATGAAGCAACAGGGGTTGGAACCTGTCTTTTGACGGACTGGAAACAAAACTTGCATGAAGTATTTGAACCAGATGTTGAAGTGGTCACTTACCGCAGTGCAGAAGAAGCTATTGAGAAATTTCGTTACCTTTTAGCTCATGATGATGAGCGACGCAAGATTGCTACAGCAGGACAGTGCAGGACTTTACGAAGTCACACTTTTGATGTTCGAGCCCAACAATTACATAGACGAATCCAGAAAACCTTACACTGA
- a CDS encoding ABC transporter ATP-binding protein: MSDPIIQVENLGKKYIIGHQKQERYTALRDVIANGAKSVGQKLLTPMGKKVSDPTVEEFWALKDVSFEIKQGDRVGIIGRNGAGKSTLLKILSRITEPTTGRISIKGRVASLLEVGTGFHPELTGRENIYLNGAILGMSKVEIKRKFDEIVAFAEVEKFLDTPVKRYSSGMYVRLAFAVAAHLEPEILIVDEVLAVGDAQFQKKCLGKMEDVGKEGRTVLFVSHQMAAIQNLCQKAIWLNQGEVITEDKTDIVIGKYLKDSAKLPQFSLAERKDRKGTGVIKFTSFQLQNNLRESLRSLCSGQSVRFIFYFENSTGQDLKNLHLGIGIDNQIGERITVLSNEVTGEIFSSVSSNIKSIEIYIKRLPLTPGRYGLTIYSAINGVVADWIQNAGFFDVESGDYYGRGKIPPSGQGNFLIDYNFQLTIAELSN, translated from the coding sequence ATGTCAGATCCAATCATTCAGGTTGAAAACCTGGGTAAAAAATACATCATCGGTCACCAAAAGCAAGAACGCTATACAGCGCTGCGGGATGTCATAGCAAATGGGGCTAAGTCTGTAGGACAGAAGCTGCTTACGCCTATGGGTAAAAAGGTATCTGACCCAACTGTTGAGGAGTTCTGGGCGCTGAAAGATGTATCCTTTGAGATTAAGCAGGGTGACAGAGTTGGGATTATTGGGCGCAATGGGGCTGGCAAATCGACGCTTTTAAAGATTTTGAGCCGGATTACAGAACCCACCACAGGCCGTATTTCTATTAAGGGAAGAGTCGCCAGTTTATTGGAAGTCGGAACAGGTTTTCACCCAGAGTTGACGGGTAGAGAGAATATTTATCTCAATGGTGCAATTTTGGGGATGAGCAAGGTAGAAATTAAGCGAAAGTTTGATGAGATTGTTGCATTTGCCGAAGTTGAAAAGTTTTTAGATACTCCGGTTAAGCGCTATTCTTCCGGTATGTATGTACGGCTCGCGTTTGCTGTGGCGGCGCATTTAGAGCCGGAGATTTTGATTGTAGATGAAGTATTAGCTGTGGGGGATGCTCAGTTTCAGAAGAAGTGTTTGGGAAAGATGGAGGATGTGGGAAAAGAGGGACGAACAGTTTTATTTGTGAGTCACCAAATGGCAGCAATACAGAATTTATGCCAAAAGGCAATTTGGCTCAATCAGGGAGAGGTTATTACGGAAGATAAAACAGATATTGTTATTGGAAAATATCTCAAGGATTCTGCAAAGCTGCCACAGTTTTCACTAGCTGAACGAAAAGATAGAAAAGGAACAGGCGTAATTAAATTTACTTCCTTTCAACTTCAAAATAATTTGAGAGAAAGTCTTAGGTCACTTTGCAGTGGACAATCTGTAAGGTTTATATTTTATTTTGAAAATTCCACTGGTCAAGATTTGAAAAATTTACATCTTGGTATAGGAATTGACAATCAAATTGGTGAGCGAATTACGGTATTAAGTAATGAAGTTACAGGTGAAATTTTCTCATCTGTTTCATCAAATATCAAAAGTATTGAAATATATATTAAGCGACTGCCTCTAACGCCAGGAAGGTATGGACTTACAATTTATTCGGCAATCAATGGTGTAGTAGCTGACTGGATTCAAAATGCTGGTTTTTTTGATGTCGAATCAGGTGATTACTATGGTAGAGGTAAAATACCACCTTCGGGACAAGGTAATTTTCTAATTGATTACAATTTTCAACTTACAATAGCAGAGCTAAGTAATTAA
- a CDS encoding class I SAM-dependent methyltransferase — MFMSPLTGSNNVTLLRTIEAEQLIQNWQDSFQIDITDEINNYQNIYLYQCNETQLKFFAPFDIAASDNIYVKLQNFDWYYMPDKWEYTVALRDLSECQNIIEIGAGSGHFVKSVIDAGLNIKGIELNEAAVTAAQKKNLPVERLDLKEASQLYWELLDGVCSFQVLEHVPNSKEFIGWSIQMLKPGGKLIYCVPNSESFLKYQDNLLDMPPHHMLLWSKESFKALEKLFPIKLEKVIYEPLAPYHVSSYIGAYSSHFRSASPLGKLLFNRHTLPFYQKCLSLGLRKLLNGQSLYVKFCKV; from the coding sequence ATGTTCATGAGTCCTTTAACAGGTTCTAATAATGTGACTCTGCTGAGGACAATCGAAGCGGAGCAACTAATTCAAAATTGGCAAGATAGCTTTCAGATAGACATTACTGACGAAATTAATAATTACCAGAATATTTATCTCTATCAATGTAATGAGACTCAGTTAAAATTTTTTGCACCGTTTGATATTGCTGCTTCTGACAACATTTACGTAAAACTACAAAATTTTGACTGGTATTACATGCCTGATAAGTGGGAATACACAGTCGCATTACGAGACTTATCAGAATGTCAGAATATTATCGAAATAGGCGCTGGTTCTGGTCATTTTGTGAAGTCAGTAATAGATGCTGGTTTAAATATAAAAGGAATTGAACTTAATGAAGCTGCTGTTACTGCTGCACAGAAAAAAAATCTTCCGGTAGAGCGTCTTGATTTAAAAGAGGCTTCACAATTATATTGGGAATTATTGGATGGTGTATGCAGCTTTCAGGTACTTGAACATGTACCTAATTCCAAGGAGTTTATTGGCTGGTCAATTCAAATGTTAAAGCCAGGAGGAAAGCTAATTTATTGCGTTCCAAATTCAGAAAGCTTCCTAAAATATCAAGACAACTTGCTAGATATGCCTCCACACCATATGCTTTTGTGGTCTAAGGAGTCTTTCAAAGCACTTGAGAAATTATTCCCTATCAAGCTAGAAAAAGTTATTTATGAGCCACTAGCTCCCTATCATGTATCAAGCTATATAGGTGCTTATAGTAGTCATTTCCGTTCGGCTTCTCCTTTAGGTAAGTTACTTTTCAATCGCCACACTCTTCCTTTCTATCAAAAATGTCTTAGTCTTGGTTTGAGAAAGCTTTTGAATGGTCAGAGCTTGTATGTGAAATTTTGTAAGGTCTGA
- a CDS encoding ABC transporter permease — MVNSSTELVIEAGRTERQYWQDLWRYRELFYFLAWRDILVRYKQTIIGMAWALIRPFLTMVVFTIVFGKLAKLPSEGAPYPILVFAAMLPWQFFANALSECSNSLITNANLISKVYFPRLIVPASAVVVSFVDFMISGMILLGLMAWYDFLPSWRVLTLPLFIIIAAAAAMGAGLWLAALNVKYRDFRYIVPFIVQFGLYISPVGFSSTVVPERWRLLYSLNPMVGVIDGFRWAILGGETKLSWPEFSFSVGLVALLFVSGIWYFRKMERTFADVI; from the coding sequence ATGGTTAACAGCTCGACTGAATTAGTTATTGAAGCAGGCCGTACAGAACGCCAATACTGGCAAGACTTATGGCGCTATCGGGAGTTATTTTACTTCCTCGCATGGCGAGATATCCTCGTCCGGTACAAGCAAACCATCATCGGCATGGCTTGGGCCTTAATTCGCCCCTTCCTAACCATGGTGGTATTTACAATTGTGTTCGGTAAGCTAGCCAAACTCCCTTCCGAAGGCGCACCCTATCCCATTTTGGTATTTGCTGCAATGCTCCCTTGGCAGTTCTTTGCGAACGCACTGTCCGAATGCAGCAACAGCTTAATTACGAATGCCAATTTAATTTCTAAGGTGTACTTTCCCCGGTTAATTGTACCCGCCAGCGCCGTAGTTGTCAGCTTCGTCGATTTTATGATTTCCGGGATGATTTTGTTGGGGCTGATGGCTTGGTATGATTTTCTGCCAAGTTGGAGAGTTTTAACTTTACCTCTGTTTATTATTATTGCGGCAGCCGCAGCAATGGGTGCAGGTTTATGGTTGGCAGCCCTCAACGTAAAATACCGCGATTTTCGCTACATCGTTCCCTTTATCGTCCAGTTTGGGCTGTACATTTCCCCCGTAGGTTTTAGCAGTACCGTCGTCCCCGAACGCTGGCGATTGCTTTATTCCCTCAATCCAATGGTCGGCGTCATTGATGGCTTCCGTTGGGCCATTTTAGGTGGTGAAACAAAATTATCCTGGCCGGAGTTCAGTTTTTCAGTAGGATTAGTTGCCCTATTATTTGTCAGTGGCATCTGGTACTTCCGCAAGATGGAACGCACCTTTGCCGATGTCATTTAA